From the Anopheles coustani chromosome X, idAnoCousDA_361_x.2, whole genome shotgun sequence genome, one window contains:
- the LOC131269179 gene encoding actin nucleation-promoting factor WASL-like isoform X3 — protein sequence MKQPGGIDTAGDRNSTASKANRPSLLLTNEENDQLFRLLGRRCQTLSTAVVQLYTTQSPAHASWVKRCTGALCFIKDNMRKSYYFRLYCLKANLMVWEQELYEKIEVTQPKPYLITFEGQDGIVALNFATDDEAAGFMSTTLTTVHNRNRRRDERVKRTSTRKDPPPARPPPLSTMVGGSQHSDASDTGVTYRMKQPPTTVSAFQQPYPVHQQQHSQQLANQPHQKPRKVKGMGKLSKADIGTPSNFKHVTHVGWDPHHGFDLSGEEDTLKPFLAKAGVRDQHLKDRDTCAFIYDFIQTNNVLGQVKSESSGKKQKPPAPPPHQNQPDNGQRNPPPPPPHRTLPPLPPTTPPKVAGSGGPPAVTRPPPPLQSTPGPPPPPPPPPAMTGGPIPPPPPPAMMPPVKGLAPTIPGGAAGGAQDDRSALLDSIRKGTTLKKVDQSALSTGSSSGDTRGDLMYEIQKGFQLRPVADRELGNAPGDRNSAGGGDVGTDALADALRRALAERGRVIQPSDEEDSDSESNNTDWED from the exons atgaagcAACCGGGTGGCATTGACACCGCGGGCGACCGGAACTCCACGGCCAGCAAAGCGAACCGACCCAGCCTGCTACTGACGAACGAGGAAAATGATCAACTTTTCCGCCTCCTCGGCCGACGCTGTCAG acACTCAGCACAGCGGTCGTGCAGCTGTACACGACGCAGTCTCCGGCCCACGCGTCCTGGGTCAAACGATGCACCGGGGCCCTCTGCTTCATCAAGGATAACATGCGCAAGTCGTACTACTTCCGGCTGTACTGCCTCAAGGCGAACCTAATGGTGTGGGAGCAGGAGCTGTACGAAAAGATCGAGGTAACGCAGCCAAAACCGTATCTCATCACGTTCGAGGGACAG gaTGGCATAGTTGCGCTGAACTTTGCCACTGACGACGAGGCTGCCGGATTTATGAGCACGACCCTTACCACCGTGCACAATCGCAACAGGCGCCGCGATG AGCGCGTCAAGCGAACCAGCACGCGAAAGGATCCGCCACCGGCCAGGCCACCACCACTGTCGACGATGGTCGGCGGCAGCCAGCATTCGGATGCATCCGACACGGGCGTTACGTATCGCATGAAACAACCACCCACGA cCGTCTCAGCATTCCAGCAGCCGTACCCGgtacaccagcagcagcattcgcAGCAGTTGGCCAACCAGCCGCACCAGAAGCCGCGCAAGGTGAAGGGTATGGGCAAGCTGTCGAAGGCGGACATCGGGACGCCGTCGAACTTCAAGCACGTCACGCATGTCGGCTGGGATCCGCACCACGGGTTCGATCTGAGCGGCGAAGAGGACACGCTCAAGCCGTTCCTCGCGAAGGCTGGCGTTCGGGATCAGCAC TTGAAGGATCGTGACACATGCGCGTTCATTTACGACTTCATCCAGACGAACAACGTGCTCGGGCAGGTGAAGTCGGAGAGCAGCGGCAAGAAGCAGAAGCCACCAGCACCCCCACCG CACCAGAACCAGCCCGACAATGGTCAGCGGAATCCGCCCCCTCCGCCGCCGCACCGCACGCTTCCCCCACTGCCGCCGACCACTCCGCCGAAGGTGGCGGGAAGCGGCGGACCGCCGGCGGTTACGCGTCCCCCACCACCACTGCAGTCGACACCGgggccaccgccgccgccgccaccaccacccgcgATGACTGGTGGGCCGATACCACCGCCACCCCCGCCAGCCATGATGCCTCCGGTGAAGGGGCTCGCTCCGACCATTCCTGGCGGAGCTGCGGGCGGCGCCCAGGACGACCGATCAGCCCTGCTGGACAGCATCCGTAAAGGCACAACACTGAAG AAGGTGGACCAAAGTGCACTCagcaccggcagcagcagcggggACACGCGCGGCGATCTGATGTACGAGATCCAGAAGGGGTTCCAGCTGCGTCCGGTGGCGGACCGCGAGCTCGGGAACGCGCCCGGTGACCGGAACAGTGCCGGCGGCGGTGACGTCGGTACGGACGCGCTGGCCGATGCACTCCGGCGTGCGCTGGCCGAACGCGGCCGCGTCATCCAACCGTCGGACGAGGAGGATAGCGACTCGGAGTCGAACAACACCGACTGGGAGGATTAG
- the LOC131269179 gene encoding actin nucleation-promoting factor WASL-like isoform X2, with amino-acid sequence MKQPGGIDTAGDRNSTASKANRPSLLLTNEENDQLFRLLGRRCQTLSTAVVQLYTTQSPAHASWVKRCTGALCFIKDNMRKSYYFRLYCLKANLMVWEQELYEKIEVTQPKPYLITFEGQDGIVALNFATDDEAAGFMSTTLTTVHNRNRRRDERVKRTSTRKDPPPARPPPLSTMVGGSQHSDASDTGVTYRMKQPPTTVSAFQQPYPVHQQQHSQQLANQPHQKPRKVKGMGKLSKADIGTPSNFKHVTHVGWDPHHGFDLSGEEDTLKPFLAKAGVRDQHLKDRDTCAFIYDFIQTNNVLGQVKSESSGKKQKPPAPPPVPHQNQPDNGQRNPPPPPPHRTLPPLPPTTPPKVAGSGGPPAVTRPPPPLQSTPGPPPPPPPPPAMTGGPIPPPPPPAMMPPVKGLAPTIPGGAAGGAQDDRSALLDSIRKGTTLKKVDQSALSTGSSSGDTRGDLMYEIQKGFQLRPVADRELGNAPGDRNSAGGGDVGTDALADALRRALAERGRVIQPSDEEDSDSESNNTDWED; translated from the exons atgaagcAACCGGGTGGCATTGACACCGCGGGCGACCGGAACTCCACGGCCAGCAAAGCGAACCGACCCAGCCTGCTACTGACGAACGAGGAAAATGATCAACTTTTCCGCCTCCTCGGCCGACGCTGTCAG acACTCAGCACAGCGGTCGTGCAGCTGTACACGACGCAGTCTCCGGCCCACGCGTCCTGGGTCAAACGATGCACCGGGGCCCTCTGCTTCATCAAGGATAACATGCGCAAGTCGTACTACTTCCGGCTGTACTGCCTCAAGGCGAACCTAATGGTGTGGGAGCAGGAGCTGTACGAAAAGATCGAGGTAACGCAGCCAAAACCGTATCTCATCACGTTCGAGGGACAG gaTGGCATAGTTGCGCTGAACTTTGCCACTGACGACGAGGCTGCCGGATTTATGAGCACGACCCTTACCACCGTGCACAATCGCAACAGGCGCCGCGATG AGCGCGTCAAGCGAACCAGCACGCGAAAGGATCCGCCACCGGCCAGGCCACCACCACTGTCGACGATGGTCGGCGGCAGCCAGCATTCGGATGCATCCGACACGGGCGTTACGTATCGCATGAAACAACCACCCACGA cCGTCTCAGCATTCCAGCAGCCGTACCCGgtacaccagcagcagcattcgcAGCAGTTGGCCAACCAGCCGCACCAGAAGCCGCGCAAGGTGAAGGGTATGGGCAAGCTGTCGAAGGCGGACATCGGGACGCCGTCGAACTTCAAGCACGTCACGCATGTCGGCTGGGATCCGCACCACGGGTTCGATCTGAGCGGCGAAGAGGACACGCTCAAGCCGTTCCTCGCGAAGGCTGGCGTTCGGGATCAGCAC TTGAAGGATCGTGACACATGCGCGTTCATTTACGACTTCATCCAGACGAACAACGTGCTCGGGCAGGTGAAGTCGGAGAGCAGCGGCAAGAAGCAGAAGCCACCAGCACCCCCACCGGTACCG CACCAGAACCAGCCCGACAATGGTCAGCGGAATCCGCCCCCTCCGCCGCCGCACCGCACGCTTCCCCCACTGCCGCCGACCACTCCGCCGAAGGTGGCGGGAAGCGGCGGACCGCCGGCGGTTACGCGTCCCCCACCACCACTGCAGTCGACACCGgggccaccgccgccgccgccaccaccacccgcgATGACTGGTGGGCCGATACCACCGCCACCCCCGCCAGCCATGATGCCTCCGGTGAAGGGGCTCGCTCCGACCATTCCTGGCGGAGCTGCGGGCGGCGCCCAGGACGACCGATCAGCCCTGCTGGACAGCATCCGTAAAGGCACAACACTGAAG AAGGTGGACCAAAGTGCACTCagcaccggcagcagcagcggggACACGCGCGGCGATCTGATGTACGAGATCCAGAAGGGGTTCCAGCTGCGTCCGGTGGCGGACCGCGAGCTCGGGAACGCGCCCGGTGACCGGAACAGTGCCGGCGGCGGTGACGTCGGTACGGACGCGCTGGCCGATGCACTCCGGCGTGCGCTGGCCGAACGCGGCCGCGTCATCCAACCGTCGGACGAGGAGGATAGCGACTCGGAGTCGAACAACACCGACTGGGAGGATTAG
- the LOC131269179 gene encoding actin nucleation-promoting factor WASL-like isoform X1 — MKQPGGIDTAGDRNSTASKANRPSLLLTNEENDQLFRLLGRRCQTLSTAVVQLYTTQSPAHASWVKRCTGALCFIKDNMRKSYYFRLYCLKANLMVWEQELYEKIEVTQPKPYLITFEGQDGIVALNFATDDEAAGFMSTTLTTVHNRNRRRDERVKRTSTRKDPPPARPPPLSTMVGGSQHSDASDTGVTYRMKQPPTSKTPSCSIYLIVLTNRTYPAVCFPAVSAFQQPYPVHQQQHSQQLANQPHQKPRKVKGMGKLSKADIGTPSNFKHVTHVGWDPHHGFDLSGEEDTLKPFLAKAGVRDQHLKDRDTCAFIYDFIQTNNVLGQVKSESSGKKQKPPAPPPVPVRSQTQPTQAESSEGYPSLSPHQAHLIPILPPTTHEQHQNQPDNGQRNPPPPPPHRTLPPLPPTTPPKVAGSGGPPAVTRPPPPLQSTPGPPPPPPPPPAMTGGPIPPPPPPAMMPPVKGLAPTIPGGAAGGAQDDRSALLDSIRKGTTLKKVDQSALSTGSSSGDTRGDLMYEIQKGFQLRPVADRELGNAPGDRNSAGGGDVGTDALADALRRALAERGRVIQPSDEEDSDSESNNTDWED, encoded by the exons atgaagcAACCGGGTGGCATTGACACCGCGGGCGACCGGAACTCCACGGCCAGCAAAGCGAACCGACCCAGCCTGCTACTGACGAACGAGGAAAATGATCAACTTTTCCGCCTCCTCGGCCGACGCTGTCAG acACTCAGCACAGCGGTCGTGCAGCTGTACACGACGCAGTCTCCGGCCCACGCGTCCTGGGTCAAACGATGCACCGGGGCCCTCTGCTTCATCAAGGATAACATGCGCAAGTCGTACTACTTCCGGCTGTACTGCCTCAAGGCGAACCTAATGGTGTGGGAGCAGGAGCTGTACGAAAAGATCGAGGTAACGCAGCCAAAACCGTATCTCATCACGTTCGAGGGACAG gaTGGCATAGTTGCGCTGAACTTTGCCACTGACGACGAGGCTGCCGGATTTATGAGCACGACCCTTACCACCGTGCACAATCGCAACAGGCGCCGCGATG AGCGCGTCAAGCGAACCAGCACGCGAAAGGATCCGCCACCGGCCAGGCCACCACCACTGTCGACGATGGTCGGCGGCAGCCAGCATTCGGATGCATCCGACACGGGCGTTACGTATCGCATGAAACAACCACCCACGAGTAAGACTCCATCGTGTTCgatttatttgattgttttaacgAATCGCACTTACCcggctgtttgttttccagcCGTCTCAGCATTCCAGCAGCCGTACCCGgtacaccagcagcagcattcgcAGCAGTTGGCCAACCAGCCGCACCAGAAGCCGCGCAAGGTGAAGGGTATGGGCAAGCTGTCGAAGGCGGACATCGGGACGCCGTCGAACTTCAAGCACGTCACGCATGTCGGCTGGGATCCGCACCACGGGTTCGATCTGAGCGGCGAAGAGGACACGCTCAAGCCGTTCCTCGCGAAGGCTGGCGTTCGGGATCAGCAC TTGAAGGATCGTGACACATGCGCGTTCATTTACGACTTCATCCAGACGAACAACGTGCTCGGGCAGGTGAAGTCGGAGAGCAGCGGCAAGAAGCAGAAGCCACCAGCACCCCCACCGGTACCGGTTCGTAGCCAAACACAGCCAACGCAGGCCGAGTCCTCCGAAGGCTATCCATCGCTTTCCCCGCATCAAGCTCATCTCATCCCCATCTTGCCTCCCACCACTCACGAACAGCACCAGAACCAGCCCGACAATGGTCAGCGGAATCCGCCCCCTCCGCCGCCGCACCGCACGCTTCCCCCACTGCCGCCGACCACTCCGCCGAAGGTGGCGGGAAGCGGCGGACCGCCGGCGGTTACGCGTCCCCCACCACCACTGCAGTCGACACCGgggccaccgccgccgccgccaccaccacccgcgATGACTGGTGGGCCGATACCACCGCCACCCCCGCCAGCCATGATGCCTCCGGTGAAGGGGCTCGCTCCGACCATTCCTGGCGGAGCTGCGGGCGGCGCCCAGGACGACCGATCAGCCCTGCTGGACAGCATCCGTAAAGGCACAACACTGAAG AAGGTGGACCAAAGTGCACTCagcaccggcagcagcagcggggACACGCGCGGCGATCTGATGTACGAGATCCAGAAGGGGTTCCAGCTGCGTCCGGTGGCGGACCGCGAGCTCGGGAACGCGCCCGGTGACCGGAACAGTGCCGGCGGCGGTGACGTCGGTACGGACGCGCTGGCCGATGCACTCCGGCGTGCGCTGGCCGAACGCGGCCGCGTCATCCAACCGTCGGACGAGGAGGATAGCGACTCGGAGTCGAACAACACCGACTGGGAGGATTAG